The segment GATCGGGCATTCACTGTGATAAACTGATTTTTGTAATCTGCTGCTGATATCATCATGAAAGAATACCTTTTGATTCAGATTAGCACCACACTTTTTTGCGACTAGTTTCTGATAGGTGGATTCAGATAACTGAGAATCGATAAAATCTATAGAGAAAGCTTCTTTTTGAATACCTGGTGCAAATTCATGAATTTTCATAGCGATTAAGGAGGAATCCAGACCGCCACTTAAATAGAATCCTGAAGGTACATCTGCTCTTAAGCGTAATTTGATAGAATTATTAAATAATTCTTCCAGTTTCTCTATATAATAACCTTCTGATTTAACTTCTTTCAGTTCATCCTGCTCAGGATAAGTCAGGTCCCAATATTGTTTCTTCTCTAACCGGCCTTCGCTGTTAATACTGATATAATGTCCGTTCTCTAAGCTATTTATATTTTTAAAAACTGTTCTCGGACTAATTAAGCCAGCGAAAGTAAAGATCTGATCTAAGCCAACCAGGTCAACTTCACGTTTCACATCTGGATGTTCAAGGATAGCTTTAATTTCTGAACCGAAGATAAAACTGTTATTGGCAAACGTATAAAAGAAAGGGATAATTCCCATATGATCACGAACGCAGAACATCATTTTTGTGCGTTTATCATATAAAGAGAAGGCAAACTGACCATTAAGTTTATGGAGAAAATCCATATGGTGTTCTTCATATAAATGGACGATAACTTCTACATCTGTACTTGTTTTAAATACATGCCCCTTCAGTTTTAATTCCTCTCTTAATTCTATGTAATTGAATATTTCACCATTACAGACCACCAGAACAGAATCGTCTTCGTTAGAGATTGGCTGCATGCCATTGCCCAGTCCAATAATGCTTAAGCGGGTAAATCCCAGTGCAATGTTATCAAATAAGAGTGAATCCTGAGCATCAGGCCCTCTGTGTAATAGCTTATGATTCATGTTTTGAATAACATGTTTATCTTGCCCGGTAACCCCGTTACCAAATTTTACGAAACCGCAAATGCCACACATAAATAAGGAAATTAATAAATATTACGGTTTCAGCCAGACATAATTAGTCCAAACCATAGATATTAAAATGAAGAGAAATAGAGTTTTTGAATAAATCGTAAGATTTATCAGGGTTATTTTACAGTAAATTATAGTGCTGATTTATAGCTTCGCTAATCGCGCTCACAGAACGCTTAGTTAACACAGGAGGAAGATGATTAAATTCTTCAGGAGAAGAATGTTTTATTTTTAATGGCCCACCTTCCAATTATTAAGAACTAAAGTAGGAGATATAAATTAACTTTCAAAATAAAATAATAAAAAAGTTAAAATAAATATAAAACACTCTTTACGAGGCCAATAATTAAGTTTTTCACAGAAATCACTTGCATAAAAGTCAAAAAAAAAGGGCTCCGGAGATTAAACCCGGAGCCCTTTTTTTCAATAATTATGTCTGAATCTTCCTAACAAGCTTGTCCCAATACATTTTCCAGCTCAATTTCTTCTATGCTGATTTGAGTTTCATGCAAGACGGTGTTCAGGATATTACTATAATATTCCATCAGCAGTGAAATCACTTCTGCTGTGTAGAGTTCATCACTATAAATAAATGACAAGTAATATTTCCCTCCCTCTTCCCGCGCTTCAATTTTGAATTCAAACTGTGTAGATTCTTTTAAAGCAGTCTCAAAAGGAACAATGTCAAGCTCATTCTGCGTGGTTTGCTGATCGAAGTAATTTGCAAAAGCAAAATGAACATGGATTAACTTACCTTCGAGCCTTTCCTCCTGATTCAGCAATGATATAATCTGATCGTATTGATAATCCTGATTTTCAAAGGCGCCGAGCACACAATTTTTCACCTTTTCCAGAAACACCGTATAAGATTCTTCGGGCTGAAGTTGCAAGCGCAATGGTAATAAATTGATAAAGGTTCCAACCACATCCTGAAGTTCTGTTTGTGTTCTTCCAATCATATCAGTACCAATGATAATATCAGTATCTCCTGAGATTTTTGCTAACAAAAGATAGTATACTGATAAGAAGAACATATAGTCAGTCACTTTCGAGGTAGCAATAAATTCCTTGATCTGGTTATATTGTGTTCCGCTAATCTCCATAGATCCGGTAGCGGCAGATTGAATACTAACATATTCTCTGTCCTGACTTACAGGCAAGGATAGCTGAGGCAATTCACCCGCCAGCTGATTCATCCAGTACTGTTTCTGCTGTTCTTCTATGGCAGCAGTTTCTTTTTGCCATACTGCATAATCAACGTAGCTTAAATCAAGAGCTGGTAAATCATGACCGGTATACAACTGTTTGAAATCATTCATCAGGATGTTCAGGGAAATACCGTCACAAACAATATGATGGATATCAACAAATAGCAGCCTGGTTCCTTTGTAATTCAGCAGTGCGGCACGCAGCAGTGAATCTGCCGACAAGTCAAAAGGTTGAATAAAATCAGCAAATGCTTCTTTAATCCCCTGATATTTGTTGTCATCCAGATGAATTAAGTTGAATTCCACCCCCTCATTAATCCTTTGTAGTAAAGTATCCTCCTTTAAAAGGAAACTTGTACGCAGTGTA is part of the Pedobacter cryoconitis genome and harbors:
- the asnB gene encoding asparagine synthase (glutamine-hydrolyzing); translation: MCGICGFVKFGNGVTGQDKHVIQNMNHKLLHRGPDAQDSLLFDNIALGFTRLSIIGLGNGMQPISNEDDSVLVVCNGEIFNYIELREELKLKGHVFKTSTDVEVIVHLYEEHHMDFLHKLNGQFAFSLYDKRTKMMFCVRDHMGIIPFFYTFANNSFIFGSEIKAILEHPDVKREVDLVGLDQIFTFAGLISPRTVFKNINSLENGHYISINSEGRLEKKQYWDLTYPEQDELKEVKSEGYYIEKLEELFNNSIKLRLRADVPSGFYLSGGLDSSLIAMKIHEFAPGIQKEAFSIDFIDSQLSESTYQKLVAKKCGANLNQKVFFHDDISSRLQKSVYHSECPIKETYNTASLSLSETVRQKGIKVILSGEGADELFAGYVGYRFDKMRAMNVVNYPSDPLEEQLREKLWGDKNFFYERNFLEFDAVKRSLYSSDVNASFDEINCLNHFVIDKSKLHNRDMVNKRAYVDYKIRLVDHLISDHGDRMSMANSVEVRYPFLDKDFVEFSTKVPSDLKLKDFTEKYILKEMASKVVPKEIIEREKFGFVAPGSPYLLQKNIEYINDILSSDTIKKQGYFNPAQIEKLKNTYQQKDFSINAPFESDLLITVLTFGILQEEFF